In the Afipia sp. GAS231 genome, GCTATCTCGGCTGGTTCGTCAGTCCATGGGTGCTGTTCGTGACCACGGCCATGGTTGTCATCGTGACCTGGCGCAGGCAATTTGCGTCGAACGCCTGGAAGGCCATGGAACGCTAAGCGCTGGATCGAACCAATCAACCAGACCGAACCAATCAAGAAAAAAAGGGGGAGAACATGATTATCGACCACGCCAGGCTGCGCACGTTTGCAAACCGCATCGTCGCCGCCGGCGGCAGTACACCTGCGGAAGCTGCCATCGTTGCCGAACATCTGGTCGAGGCGAACCTGCGCGGCCATGACAGCCACGGCGTCGGGATGCTGGTCGCCTATGTCAGAGACTTCGAGGCCGGTACGCTCAAGGCCAACCAGAAGCCGGAAATCGTCTCCGACACCGGTACGATCTCGGTATGGGATGCGCATGCCGGCTACGGCCAGGTGGTCGCCCGTCAAGCGGTCGAATGGGCGATCGAAGCAGCCAGGAAACATGGCGTTGCGGTCAACGGGTTGCGTAACGCCCACCACATCGGCCGCGTCGGCACCTATGGCGAGATTGCCGCGCGCGCGGGCATGGTGGCGCTGCATTTCGTCAACGTCGCTTCCGGCCCGCCACCGGTGGCACCGTTTCGTGGACGCGAGGGGCGCTTCCTGACCAATCCGGTCTGTATCGCTATTCCCGGCACCGCCAGCAACGAGCCGATCCTGCTCGATTTCGCCACCAGCCGCGTCGCGCTGGGCAAGGTGCGCGTGGCGCACAATGCCGGCAAGCCGATGCTCGACGGCGCACTGCTCGACCATGCCGGCCAGCCGACGACCGATCCCGCCGTGATGTACACCGAGCCGCGCGGCGTGGTGCTGCCGTTCGGCGATCACAAGGGCTCTGGGCTGGCGCTGGTGTGCGAGCTGCTGGCCGGCGCGATTGTCGGTTCGGCCAGCGTGTCGACGAGCACGCCGCCGGAGCGCGGCATCATCAACGGCATGCTCAGCATCGTCATC is a window encoding:
- a CDS encoding malate/lactate/ureidoglycolate dehydrogenase; protein product: MIIDHARLRTFANRIVAAGGSTPAEAAIVAEHLVEANLRGHDSHGVGMLVAYVRDFEAGTLKANQKPEIVSDTGTISVWDAHAGYGQVVARQAVEWAIEAARKHGVAVNGLRNAHHIGRVGTYGEIAARAGMVALHFVNVASGPPPVAPFRGREGRFLTNPVCIAIPGTASNEPILLDFATSRVALGKVRVAHNAGKPMLDGALLDHAGQPTTDPAVMYTEPRGVVLPFGDHKGSGLALVCELLAGAIVGSASVSTSTPPERGIINGMLSIVIDPGRLSSRDSMLAEIDAMIGWVKSAKPSDPALPVLVAGEPEQIARAQRIANGIDVEDETWNQLTAIAARYQISLDRA